In Dehalococcoidales bacterium, the sequence GTACAGTATAGCATAAATGTAAGCCTTGTCAAGAACCCGTTACCCGTTCACTGCGCCGGTCGTTGACTTTCCAATATTAGCAACTGGTGCTAGAATTAGCCTGTACTGGATAAAGGAACAGATATGGTTAATGAAGTGTACCTGCGCCGTTTGACGGCGGAAGATGCCCTGTTAAAACTGGATAAATACCTGGATGATGCTTTTATGTCCGGTCTATTCCGGGTTAGAGTGATACATGGTAAGGGGACGGGGACTCTACGCCAGGTAGTCCGCCAGCAACTGGGCAGACACCCGCTGGTCAGGTCATACCGGCCGGGCGGTTATGGAGAGGGAGGAGCCGGCGTTACCATGGTGGAACTGGCGCTGAAGTAACGGCGCATCCCCCCGCCGGTGTCTTACTGTTTCGGTGAATCTTACGCCGGAAGTTAAAGGTAGCCAGGCCGGCATCATAACAGGATAAGGTGCTTATTGAAGGCACTACTGGAGATAATCCGTTAATTCATCCAGGCTGCGGATGCGGGGGCAGTCGGTTTCCTCCCGGTACAGGTCATAGCGGTCAATAAGTATGGGGTTGATGCCTACCCCTCTCGCCCCGATGATATCTATCTGGTACTGGTCACCTACGTGTACCGCCTCGGCAGGGTCTACTCCCGCTTTCTTTAGGGCGGTCAGGAAAACGGGCGGTTCCGGTTTGTCCACGCCCACCTCTGCGGAGGTGACGGTAAAGTCAAGGTAGGGTTCCAGTTCCAGTTCGCGACAGACAGGACTCATATCCTTGTCGATATTACTGAGCAGGCCCAGTACCAGGTTGCGCGCCTTCAGCAGCTTAAGGGCTGGCAGTACGTCATCGAACAGAGTGAAAGTCAACCCCTGAGATAACTGTTGCGCCCTTTTCAGGATTTTTACCAGTATGTCAGACCCCTCAGCGATATTAATCCCGGCTTCGGTTAATATCGTCCGCTGGTAGCGAGTAAAAATCCTGTCCTGTTCTGCAGGGCTCCTTTTCCGTACCGGGGAAACGGCATTTTCCTCAAGGTAATTCCGGTCGGCAACCAGAAGGCCGGTCACTATTTTTTGTGGCGGAATATTAATACCGAATTCCTGAAGAGCCTGACTTTGTATGTTTTCCCGTGGGGGGTCATAGCGGGCCAGGGTATTAAACCAGTCGAAGAAAACGGCCTTAATCAAATTGACTTCCCTGCCTGTTACTCCTGAACGCCCAGGTCTCTGATGTAATCAACAGTGTCCTGAACGGTAATTATCTTCTCAGCATCCTCATCCGGGATTTCAATTTTCTGAGTCGAGTTACTGAACTCTTCTTCTAAAGACATTATCAGTTCTACCAGGTCCAGAGAATCAGCACCCAAGTCATCAACGTAATTAGCTGTAGGTACTACCTCTTCCTCATCCACACCCAACTGATCCACGATTATCTTTTTGACACGCTCAAAAATAGAAGCCACTTTCTACCCCCCTTTCTGAAAATTTCCTATTTGACCAGAGAGCTGATTGAACCCAAGACGCCGTTAACAAATCTGGCTGAATTATCACTGCCAAATGCCTTGGACAGTTCGACCGCCTCATTTATCGCTATCTTATCTGAAACCTTATTATCAAGTAAAATTTCGAATATTGCAAGCCTCAGGATATTCCGGTCAACTGTCGGGATTTGATCTAAAG encodes:
- a CDS encoding Smr/MutS family protein, whose protein sequence is MVNEVYLRRLTAEDALLKLDKYLDDAFMSGLFRVRVIHGKGTGTLRQVVRQQLGRHPLVRSYRPGGYGEGGAGVTMVELALK
- a CDS encoding HAD family hydrolase, producing MIKAVFFDWFNTLARYDPPRENIQSQALQEFGINIPPQKIVTGLLVADRNYLEENAVSPVRKRSPAEQDRIFTRYQRTILTEAGINIAEGSDILVKILKRAQQLSQGLTFTLFDDVLPALKLLKARNLVLGLLSNIDKDMSPVCRELELEPYLDFTVTSAEVGVDKPEPPVFLTALKKAGVDPAEAVHVGDQYQIDIIGARGVGINPILIDRYDLYREETDCPRIRSLDELTDYLQ
- the acpP gene encoding acyl carrier protein, whose amino-acid sequence is MASIFERVKKIIVDQLGVDEEEVVPTANYVDDLGADSLDLVELIMSLEEEFSNSTQKIEIPDEDAEKIITVQDTVDYIRDLGVQE